A genomic region of Lytechinus pictus isolate F3 Inbred chromosome 2, Lp3.0, whole genome shotgun sequence contains the following coding sequences:
- the LOC129272173 gene encoding melatonin receptor type 1B-B-like: protein MENNYTEEVSTDMINLVTMTGIPMSTMNSTMTPEGGGQGWGVGRIENNIAVRTVYGIIAMTGILGNFLVCFALFRNTTLRTRTSYFIIHLAFTDLLTSTWTIPFHLFPDPPGVADNTNGEIVCRLYISKFPLWCTIFASVYSLVNVTLERYFAVVHPVKYKIFFSRKWSALMMAATWVIGFLSNIYFFWLYDAKEGSCDFVGYPSVAAQRIVGVYTFAVVYVIPIVATLFCHHKMIASLKKQLEILRQERREKRATGQKPKKDANAWQLKAAHEIQKTLLVVIITYMICWAPNQFIFFAFNMGAPVDFTQPYYHVSVVFALFNSCLNPFIYVYKNKYFRRGLLESLGCPEGMLTFLNRIGPASTGTAEGDTPTNTLENTAGAGVSGRASGHSTNDSLV from the exons ATGGAGAATAATTATACAGAGGAAGTGAGTACGGATATGATAAACCTCGTCACGATGACAGGTATACCGATGTCGACAATGAATTCGACCATGACACCGGAAGGTGGGGGTCAAGGATGGGGCGTGGGCAGGATCGAAAACAACATCGCAGTGCGCACCGTCTACGGAATCATCGCGATGACTGGAATCCTAGGAAACTTCCTCGTCTGCTTCGCGCTCTTCAGGAACACAACACTGCGCACGCGCACCAGTTACTTTATCATCCATCTCGCCTTCactgaccttttgacctctacCTGGACCATTCCATTTCACTTGTTTCCCGATCCTCCGGGAGTGGCTGACAACACGAATGGCGAGATTGTTTGTAGGCTATACATCTCTAAATTCCCGCTGTGGTGCACCATTTTCGCCTCCGTTTACAGCCTCGTGAACGTCACCCTCGAGCGATACTTCGCGGTCGTTCACCCAGTCAAGTACAAGATCTTTTTCTCCAGGAAGTGGAGCGCTTTGATGATGGCTGCGACGTGGGTCATCGGTTTTCTCTCCAACATCTACTTCTTCTGGTTGTACGATGCTAAAGAAGGGTCTTGTGACTTCGTTGGTTATCCATCGGTGGCGGCTCAACGCATCGTGGGCGTCTATACCTTTGCCGTTGTGTATGTCATACCAATTGTGGCTACCTTGTTCTGCCATCATAAAATGATCGCATCACTCAAGAAACAGCTGGAAATTCTGAGACAAGAAAGACGAGAGAAAAGAGCAACAG GACAAAAGCCAAAGAAGGATGCTAACGCTTGGCAACTCAAAGCTGCACACGAGATCCAGAAGACACTCTTGGTCGTCATCATCACCTACATGATCTGCTGGGCTCCCAATCAATTCATCTTCTTCGCCTTCAATATGGGTGCTCCTGTGGACTTTACCCAACCGTACTATCACGTTTCAGTTGTCTTTGCGCTCTTCAATTCCTGCCTCAATCCATTCATCTACgtctacaaaaataaatatttcaggAGAGGGTTGTTGGAGTCGTTAGGTTGTCCCGAAGGAATGCTAACCTTCCTAAACAGGATTGGACCAGCCAGTACCGGCACAGCAGAAGGGGACACGCCTACCAATACCCTGGAAAACACCGCTGGTGCTGGTGTAAGTGGTAGAGCCTCAGGACACAGTACCAATGACTCCTTGGTTTGA